The window AACTTTTCTAATGAAGTTATTAATTTATCTAATACAAGAAATATTCTATGGAACTATCTAGATAATAAACTTAATATTGTATCACCTAATcttaaagaattattagGAAATACATTAAGTGCTCGTTTAATTAGTCATGCAGGCTCATTAGTAAATCTAGCAAAATGCCCATCAAGTAGTATACAAATTTTTGGTTCAGAAAAAGCATTATTTAATTCCttaaaaggaaataaaaaaacacCAAAGTATGgaattttatataactcTTCATATATATCGAAAACACCACTTCAACTTAAAGGTCGAATGTCAAGATACTTATCTTGTAAAAGTGCAATGGCAGCAAGAATCGATTCGTTTTCTGATTATCCCACCAACTCGTATGGacttatttttaaaaaacaaCTAGAACATAAAATTCAACACATGGTTAAGGGCGTCAAACTCTCCAAAAATATAGACTATATTAACGAGGCAGAGCAAATATATCGTAATGAATTGAAGTCCTTTCATAAAGATGGAAAATTAAACAAAGACCTAAAAAACGAcgagaaaaaaaaaaataaaaaaaataaaaataaacgAAAACATGATGAAGACCAACACAGTGAACNNNNNNNNNNNNNNNNNNNNNNNNNNNNNNNNNNNNNNNNNNNNNNNNNNNNNNNNNNNNNNNNNNNNNNNNNNNNNNNNNNNNNNNNNNNNNNNNNNNNNNNNNNNNNNNNNNNNNNNNNNNNNNNNNNNNAAGATGATCAAATTAATGATGATCTAAACGGGGATGTTaatgaagaattaaatGATGATGTAGATGGAATGACAGAACATATAGAAGTTCAAGTCGAGgaagaaaatgaaagaGATGTACATGATCCAGAACAAAATGCTGATGAAAATCAGGGAGATGTAGATCAAGAAAAAGACTCGAATGAAAATGAGGAGGATGAAGATcaagaagaaaatgataatgaCGATTAAGattatttacaaaatgaaatttttatatataatataattttattaataatatatatacaaaatggaataaaataaataaatatatacatatatatatatatatatatttatacatatgtatatatttttttattttttccttatttttttataattcggtgttatatttaatcaatttttattgtataccttattattacatatatacaaatatatgtctgttatatgtatattatgttttatttctttcttttcttttcttttcctttccttttttatttattattattaaaaaaaaatttaacatttatagatatttttacatatcaaattaattaaatttttcatactccaaaaaaaaatttttaataaataaaaaacacaaaaaagatattttttcaaataataaatgtatatatgtatacacatagatatatacatatatacatatatatatatatatatatatggaagAGGCACACATGAAACATCGGAATATTTTGtttgtaaaatatttttattcatatagagctaaataataatcatagGAGACCCAatgtaatttatttttacagAGTTGTGTATTATTTGTTTGCTTGAGTTTGTTGAGTATAAATTCTAATTGTTTTGGgttaatataataaaatgacTCTAATCCATTAAGtgaatttttaaaaatatctttttcCTCTAAACAAGAGATTATATCATTAGTTTCTATACTTGTAATTTCTGATAATTCTTGTATAGATAATTgttcataatttattaGAACTTTTAAAATAGTTTCATACCAGTATGCCATATAAGATGCTACACCTAAATCGGATAAGGGTCGTTCAGGAGTTCCTGTTCTTTTTTCAGTTTGTGATAAGAAATAACTAAAATTAA of the Plasmodium reichenowi strain SY57 chromosome 11, whole genome shotgun sequence genome contains:
- a CDS encoding box C/D snoRNP rRNA 2'-O-methylation factor, putative — encoded protein: MKKLYILFECSAGYFLLKIEEWEQIGNSEELEKKILKSDIFHQMVEFCAFIPFETAERALDNLLNINEGKATTFLLSFLEQNLPNNKNKYELGVADLNLGKYLSNVGFNIIHNNNILELFRACRQHYLKKISTYVNNIDIDIKHFNIGLGHSYSRSKLKLDPRKQDKSIINSIGTIESLDKNINLFSMRVIEWYSWHFPELKKIVTDVCMYCKLVNLIKIKEKFDFDTYEDKINDITQNEDMTKNICKVANLSIGQELTDEDLTNILNFSNEVINLSNTRNILWNYLDNKLNIVSPNLKELLGNTLSARLISHAGSLVNLAKCPSSSIQIFGSEKALFNSLKGNKKTPKYGILYNSSYISKTPLQLKGRMSRYLSCKSAMAARIDSFSDYPTNSYGLIFKKQLEHKIQHMVKGVKLSKNIDYINEAEQIYRNELKSFHKDGKLNKDLKNDEKKKNKKNKNKRKHDEDQHSEXXXXXXXXXXXXXXXXXXXXXXXXXXXXXXXXXXXXXXXXXXXXXDDQINDDLNGDVNEELNDDVDGMTEHIEVQVEEENERDVHDPEQNADENQGDVDQEKDSNENEEDEDQEENDNDD